CAAACAGATCTCATCATCTCGACAACATTGTTCATGACAACTTCATGAACTCTTCATGAAGTTGTATCAAGCACCAGCATATCTCTGTGATTTGAGCCATTCCTTTGCCTGATCAGCAAAACCGGGGAGATCCAAGCGTTCACGCTCTGCGGCCTTCGCTACCAACAATGGGGCCTGACGCTTCAGATCTTCAAGATCAGGTTCGGCAACTCCTGCATTCAGGGCCATCCAATCCGCCATTGACGCTCCCACAACTCTGGTGAGATAAGCAGCGCTGAGGCCTTGAATCAGTCCCGCCGCCAACCAAGTACCACCGTCAAGTTTGGCCATCCCGAGCAAGGCTTGGCCACTCCACTCCACCACGCCCTGACCAAGAGCTGCAGTCCCCAATTGGCGCGCCACAACCTGCAACACCTCAGAGCTCCAGGAGCAGCCCCAGATCTGAGCCATATCCTTCACCATCAAGCCGTTCACCACAGCCACAGCCAGAAGATCAACGCTTGGAACAGGGGAGGCAATCACAACACCAGCCACAATCCACTGACTTCTTTGAAGCAGCGATCGGAAGCGTTCACGACGCAACTGCTCCAGCTCCGCTTGCCAGCGCCGATGAAGAGAGGTCAACAACCGTTGCTTGGTGATCTCTCGGCTCCGAGAAGGCTGAACGAAATGACTTCGTACGGGAAGCAAGCCCTGCCGTAAGTCAGCTGACTCACCGCTCCAGAACAAGAGTCGATCGCACCATTGTTTAGGTAACTGACAGCTCAAGGCTTCCTGTCGCGCTTCGCGAGATTGGTGGACAGAATCCCTGATCAACAACCAAGCAGGACGATCCGTTGGCAACTGTTCAAGCCGCAAAAGATCAGCTGCCCTAAGAGGCATTGGAAGTCCATACAAGATCACATCAAGTTCTTCTAGCTCCTGAGGCCAGCTCCAGGCATCAGCAACCACTGGCAACGGCTTCGCAATACAGAGCTCAAGTGAATGGACACCCTCCAACGCGATTTGGAGCTCGGACGTGGTCGGATGAGTGCCACCCTCACTCACGACCACTCCGACACTGAGAGGTTCATGCAGAGCTTTCAACCGGTCCAGCTCCTGTTCGCGGGAAGATCGCAACCCATCCAGACCTAATGAAAGCTCAAGCTCCGAGAATTGCGCGAGCACCGCTTCACAACGACGGATCCAACCAGGGAGGGAAGAAGGCTCAGAAAAAGAGGCAGGCTTGGAGGGGCGGGTCACCCACCAGACGCCTGCCCCTAAAGCCAGTAGCCCCGCACCTCCTCCAGGGAGGTGAACAATGTCGCTGAGCACCCAACTTCCAAATACCAGGCTCCCTCCAGCCAGAGCAAGTTTCCCTGCGATGGATGGAATCAGCTTTTTGGTGCTGATTGATGGAACCGGCATCAGCACAACAAATCCACAACTTGGAGCTTACTTAGCTCAACCTTTTAGTCAGAACAAGCACTTGCGCACCTACAAAAACTGGCAGCGCCGACTCCGTCCCTCAAAACGGGACCTTTCAGCTAGACATTCATATGGTTGGTAGGCCTGTGCCTGACATCGATGGCCCGCGATCGTCGACATGAGGTCAAACGGGTCCTACTGGTGGCCCTCATCATCAACGTGGCCATGACGTTGCTGAAGTTGCTGGTGGGTGTAGCTAGCGGATCGCTGGCTGTCATCGCTGACGCGATGCACAGCGCAACCGACGCCCTTTCAAGCTTGACAGGACTGATCACGAACGGGCTTTCGGATCCGAAACCGGATCGGGATCATCCCTATGGCCATCACAAATACGAAGGCATTGGGGCTCTAGCGGTCGCCGGTTTCATCTTCTTCACCGCAATCGAAATCCTGATCACTTCAAGCGAGCGATTGGCTCAGGGTTTGCCTGAACTTCGGATCAATGCCACGGAGCTTTTGCTTCTACTCCTGGTGCTCGTTTTCAATCTTCTGCTCGCAAGCTATGAGCGTCGTCAGGGTCGCCGATTGAACAGTCCGCTGCTCCTCGCCGATGCCCACCACACCACGAGTGACATTTGGACCACGGTGATTGTGCTGGTAGGCCTGACTGGGGCTTGGCTATTCAAAATCAGCTGGCTAGACGTGGCGCTGGCCATGCCACTCGCAGTGCTTCTGATCCGTGTCTGCTGGCAGGTGTTACGCGACAACCTCCCATGGCTTGTGGATCACATTGCAATTGCACCCGAAGCCATCAACGAGCAAGCCTTGGGGGTCCCCGGAGTCCTCAATTGCCATGACATCGCCAGCCGAGGCATCCTGGGCCAGCAGGTGTTTATTGACATGCACATGGTGGTGGATGTCGATGATCTGATCGCAGCACATCAAATCACTGAGCGGGTTGAAGAGCGCCTGGAATCCCGGTTCGGACCTGTTCGTTGCACCATTCATCTCGAACCTCGGGACTATGCCGAACAAGTGATCACCTTCCGTGGGACCCACGGATAAGCGAGGAGATCAAGAAAGGAAGCCTCTTGGCGTTCGATGATGCGTCACACTTGCGCCTGATTCCAGGCCTCGGGCCATGACTGATTCCAACCGAGATTCCCGTCAACAGGGCAGACAAGGCGAGGGCGGCGGGGGCTCCCGTGGCGGCCGCCATTCCGGCAACCGTGAGGGGGGCGGATTCCGTATTCGACTCAGTGATAACGAAATGCGTGCGGTGAGAGCCCTGCAAGAGGCTTTCAATCTGCGCTCAACCGTTGCCGTGCTGGGGTTTGCCGTTCGCACTCTTGCTCAGATGCTGGAGGACGGACAACTCACTGAGCTGGTGGCTCAGCAGAGGGCCCAAGGGGGCGGGCGACGATTCGAAGACGGACGCGGAGACGGCAATCGGGGTGAAAGAAATCGGACACCCCGTCCTGATCCCTTCGCAAGACCAGCTAAACCCCAACCTCCGGCCCCTGAGCCTCAGCCTGAGGCTGAGGCTGAGGCCGCACCTGAAACAGACGCCTCAGCAGACGCCAGCGCTAGCGATGGAACCGACACGCAAGCGACTGACGACAACACTGAGACAGGAGCCTGACCGATGGGGCGTCCGAGGGTGCTCTCCGGCGTTCAACCAACAGGTGCTCTTCACTTGGGCAACTGGTTGGGCGCCATTCGCAATTGGGTGGACCTGCAACACGACAACGACACGTTTTTTTGTGTCGTAGATCTGCATGCCGTCACCGTTCCGCACCAACCAAATCGATTAGCGGAGGACACCCTCAGCACTGCAGCTCTCTACCTGGCCTGCGGTCTCGATCCAGATCAATCCACCGTTTTCATCCAAAGCCAGGTCAAAGCTCACAGCGAGCTCTGCTGGCTTCTGAACTGCGTCACTCCCTTGAACTGGCTGGAGCGCATGATTCAGTTCAAAGAAAAAGCGGTGAAGCAAGGCGACAACGTCTCGGTAGGTCTACTTGACTACCCAGTGTTGATGGCCGCCGACATCCTTCTCTATGACGCAGATCTTGTGCCGGTTGGAGAAGATCAGAAACAACATCTGGAATTGGCGCGCGACATCGCCCAACAACGCATCAACGCTCGCTTCGGCTCAGAGGATCACCCGCTTCTGCAGGTTCCCAAGCCATTGATCATGCGCGAAGGAGCAAGGGTGATGAGCCTGACGGATGGCCGCAACAAAATGAGCAAAAGCGATCCAAACGACAACAGTCGGATCACCCTTCTTGATCCACCCGCACTGATCACCAAAAAAATCAAGCGGGCCAAAACAGACCCTCAAATGGGTCTTGAGTTCAGCAACCCAGATCGACCTGAAACCGACAACCTCCTCGGCCTCTATGCGCTGCTGAGTGGCAAAGGCCGAACAGCCGCGGCCGAGGAATGCGCAGAGATGGGCTGGGGCACGTTTAAGCCCCTACTGGCAGAGGCCGCCGTGAGCGCTCTTGAGCCGATTCAAGATCGATACAACGAGCTCATGAATGACCGGGCGGAACTAGAGAACGTGTTGCAACAAGGCCGTGAACGGGCTGAAGGTGTGGCAACAGCGACCGTGGATCGCGTCCGCAAGGCCATGGGCTTCCTAACGACCTAATCAATAAAGCATTCTTTGAAAAGATTCTCTAATACTTAAAGCTGACTGAGAAGTCTTGACGCCAACCCCGAGAGATGCCAGAGAGAGCTAGCTAAAACAGCGCGTCTCGCGAGTCTCGAGCAGGGATTGATTAAGTGTTTCTGCTCATGCACAACTGATAGTCACTCGTCAAGGCGGGTAGGTAACGACTCGCCAAAAGCATCCTTTCCTGAAGAAGGTGGTTTCTCCATTACGGAACGTCACCTTTTGCTGAGCTCCTTCGCCAAGCTGCCCCTCGCCGTCTTACCTGCGTTCCGTCAAGCCAGCGGCGTCGGTGTTGTCAGCTTGGTGCTGCTTCTGGGCGTTGGAGAAGGCATTCACGCCGAACGCTCCAGCGAAAGACTTGATCAAGCAGAAGAAGTGGCATCAGCCCTTCTTCAAGACGTCAAAACGGACCATAAAGCCTCCCCCTACGTCATCACTCCTGAACGACGCGCCCTGCTCAACACCATTCGCTTTGCGGAAGGAACTTGGAAGGACGGGCACGATCTTGGCTATCGCACGCTTTATGGAGGCGGCCAGTTTGAGGATCTCTCCAAACACCCCGAACAGGTGGTCGTTAAGCGTTATGTCAGTGCCGCAGCTGGTGCCTATCAATTCTTGCCAACCACTTGGCAGGAGGTTTCAGGCCGTTTGAGTTTGCCCAGTTTCTCTCCAGAACATCAAGACCAAGCGGCTCTTCATCTGGTCAAAAGACGCGGAGCTCTCAACGAGGTAGACCAAAAAGGCTTAACAGCTGAAGCGATGAATAGCCTCGCCCCTGAATGGGCATCTTTTCCCACTCATTCAGGACTTAGTGCCTACGGTCAGCCCGTCAAAAGCCATGCTGAGTTAGCCAATTTTTATTCAGAAAATCTTCAGAAGCTTCGCCAAGGCGCCTAGAGCGAATTCTTCGCATTCGCCTCGGATACACGGGCGGCAAGGACCCAGACCTCAGTCACAAGCTGGTGCCAAGGAGTCATCGCCTCCATCGAGATGGCCATTGCCGCAGGGGTGGCATTCACGAGGGCTCTTGTAGCCGTAATCGCCTTAAGGCCCTCATCAATTCGAACTCCCATCGCTTCGCGTTCAACGCGTGTCATCACTGAATCCGGACAAGCTGTTAGGAGTTCCTGACCACGTTTGAACCAGTGGTTGAAGTCATTGAGCAACGAGTCCAACAACGACTTGAGCAGTTCATCCGCCTCTTGATTCATTGCATGTTCAACGCACACCCATAGGATGGCGGGCCTTGAACAGGAAACGGTGAGCAGCGTCGCAGCAACCACCCCCGCACCTATCGCGCCTGTGATTCTGCCCAAGACCAGCGAAAGTGAGAATCTGCTCAAGATTCGCCACTCCATGAGCCACGTGATGGCCATGGCAGTTCAGAAGCTATTTCCCAAGGCCCAAGTGACTATTGGTCCCTGGACTGAGGCAGGGTTTTATTACGACTTCGACAATCCGGAACCCTTTACGGAAGCAGATCTCAAGGCGATCAAGAAGGAGATGGGAAAAATCATTGGCCGCAAGCTCCCGTTAGAACGCATTGAAGTCAGTCGTGAGGAAGCAGAACGTCGAATCAAGGCCCAAAACGAGCCTTACAAATTAGAAATTCTCGAGAGACTAGTCGAGCCAATTACGCTCTACACCCTGGGTGAGCATTGGTGGGATCTCTGTGCTGGGCCTCATGTAGCCAACACAAGCGAACTCAATCCAAAAGCGTTTGAGCTCGAAAGTGTGGCAGGTGCCTACTGGCGTGGTGACGAAACCAAGGCTCAGCTTCAGCGCATTTATGGCACGGCGTGGGAGACCGCCGAGCAACTGTCAGAGCACAGACGCCGCAAAGAAGAAGCACTCCGTCGTGATCACCGCCGCCTTGGCAAAGACCTCGATCTGTTCTCCATCGAAGATGAAGCGGGCGCGGGCCTTGTCTTCTGGCATCCCCGAGGCGCACGCATGCGTCTCTTAATTGAAGACTTTTGGAGGCAAGCACACTTTGAGGGGGGGTATGAGCTGCTCTACACACCCCACGTCGCAGACATCAGCCTCTGGAAGACCTCTGGACATCTCGACTTCTATGCGGAGAGCATGTTCGGCCCCATGGAGGTGGATGAGAGGCAATACCAGCTCAAGCCGATGAACTGTCCATTCCACGTTCTGACCTACGCCAGCAAACTTCGCAGCTATCGAGAACTTCCGATCCGATGGGCGGAGCTTGGAACCGTTTACCGCTACGAGCGCCCTGGGGTGATGCACGGGCTGATGAGAGTCCGTGGCTTCACGCAAGACGACGCCCACGTGTTTTGCCTACCCGAACAGATCAGTGATGAGATCTTGCAAATCCTGAATCTCACAGAACGGATTCTTTCAACATTTGATTTCAGTAACTACGAGATCAACCTTTCAACAAAACCAGACAAAGCCATCGGCGATGACGCTGTCTGGGAGCTCGCGACCAAAGGCCTGATCGAAGCCCTAGAACGCAAGGGCTGGGCCTACAAAATCGATGAGGGTGGCGGAGCGTTCTATGGCCCCAAGATCGACCTAAAAATCGAGGATGCCATTGGTCGGATGTGGCAGTGCTCCACCATTCAGCTCGATTTCAACTTGCCTGAGCGTTTCGAACTCGACTACATCGCTGCTGATGGAAGCAAACAGCGCCCGATCATGATTCACCGGGCCATTTTCGGTTCACTCGAACGATTTTTCGGAATCATGACCGAAAACTATGCGGGAGACTTTCCGTTTTGGCTCGCCCCAGAACAGATCCGGCTTCTCCCGGTGACAGATGAAGTTCTGGGTTATTCGGAAGAGCTTCAAAACCAGCTCAAAGCAGCTGGTATTCGCGCCAGCATCGATCGCAGCGGAGACCGTCTTGGGAAGCTGATTCGCACAGGAGAACAAATGAAAATCCCAGTGCTGGCTGTTATTGGAGCCAAAGAAGCTGAACAGGGAGCCGCGAGCCTGCGCAGCCGCCGCGATGGCGACCTTGGCGTGATCACCAAGGAACGCCTGATCGCAACGGCACAATCGGCCAACCAAGACAGGCAAGCATCACTTTCTTTTGACAACAGTGGGAGCGTTGGGGAATGAGCGATCCAGCGATCAATGGTTTGGCCGATCTCAATCGATTACGCAGTGCTCCTCCGCTGAGTGCGATTGAGCGGAAGAATCTCAAAACTGAGCTGATCGCTGAGATGAGCCACTTCGCCTGGTTCACGGTTGGCGTCATGGCCTCCTCATCCATTGAAGCGATGACCTGTCTTCGCGACCTTGAACTGGCGATGGGTTGGCCATCCATGCAGCTCGCGGATGAGACACGGATTGACAGCGGCGTTTTCCTGAAAGCCAACCAATCCAACGGTTGCATTCGCATCCGTGCAGAGGAGGGCCTTGGTCAAGGCTTCTTGCTCAGCGGACATCAAGTTGAATCGCAACACTCAGGTCCGACCTGGGGCCCCCTACCACTCGACCTGTTTCGTGACTGAGCATTCCAGAGCCTTATCAAGACTTGTCGATTCCGATCAAAGCGATCAGCCTTGAGCTGAGATGATCCGATCGATCCAATGCAGGCAACGACTTACCTGGCCGGGGATCTCGGTGGCACCAAAACGCTCCTAGCCATCTACAGCGATCAAAACGGCAAGCTGAAACAAGAGCATGTCCAGCGTTACGTGTCGGCGGAATGGACGTCTCTGGACTCCATGCTCATTCACTTCCTGCAAACGCGCCCAGACACCAACTCCAATCCTCAAACCAGCTGCTTCGCCGTCGCTGGCCCAGTTAAGAACCGAGCTGCTGAACTCACTAATTTGGGATGGTCGATCAGCCAAGAGTCGCTGAAACAATCCGCTGGTTTAGAGCAGGTGGAACTCGTTAACGATTTCGCTGTTCTGATCTACGGCCTTCCCCATTTCAGCGACCGCCAGCAGATCACCCTTCAAGCAGGACTTACAAAGACTTCTGATAGCACTCAATCCGAGCAAGGCCCCGTCGCCATTCTTGGAGCGGGAACGGGCTTGGGCATGGCTCGGGGGCTTCCGAGCAACAAGGGATGGATTGCGTTGCCCAGCGAGGGGGGGCATCGAGAGTTCGCGCCCCGTTCCAACGACGAATGGGCCCTTGTTCAATGGCTCAAGCGTGATTTGTCTCTAGGCCGGATTTCTGTGGAGAGGGTGGTAAGTGGTACCGGATTGGGCCATGTCATGCACTGGATGCTGCAGCAGTCGGAAGATACAAAGCACCCGCTACAAGAGAAGGCCAAAGCATGGAGATGGAACACACCAGGGCAGCCTGATTATCACGATCTCCCGGCTTCAACATGCCAATACGCCAAAGCTGGCGACCAGCTCGCGAACGCGGCGATGACGCTTTGGCTTAGTGCCTACGGAGCAGCCGCCGGAGACCTTGCCCTACAGGAACTGTGCACGGGTGGGCTCTGGATTGGTGGGGGCACGGCCGAAAAAAATCAGGATGGGTTGAAGTCCATGCATTTTTTAAACGCCATGCGTCAAAAGGGGCGCTTTCAGCCGTTTTTGGAAGGTTTAACGGTGCGCGCTGTGATCGATCCAGAAGCTGGTCTGTTTAGTGCTGCTTGCAGAGCACGAGAACTGGCTGAGTCGAGTGGGACACTGGCCTGAGTGGAAACGCAGGGATGGCGCAGCCGCGTATCGGCCAAACAGTGGTGGTGGATGTTCCCGCTACCACCGCCAACATTGGACCAGGATTCGACTGTCTAGGCGCTGCTCTGGATCTCAACAACCGTTTCACCATGCGTCGAATCGATGGCGATGGAGAGCGATTTGAACTGATCATCGAGGGACAGGAGGGGTCTCATTTACGGGGAGGACCGGACAACCTCGTGTATCGAGCCGCGCAGAGGGTCTGGAAAGCAGCTGGCCAGGAGCCCATCGCCATCGAGGCTCGAGTGCGTCTAGCCGTTCCTCCAGCCAGGGGGCTTGGCAGCAGTGCCACAGCAATCGTTGCTGGACTCGTGGGTGCCAATGCCTTGGTGGGAGAACCGCTCAGTCGAGAAAAACTACTGGAGCTCGCCATCGATATCGAAGGACACCCAGACAATGTTGTGCCTTCGCTACTAGGGGGACTGTGCATGACAGCGAAGGCTGCGTCTCAACGCTGGCGAGTGGTGCGTTGCGAATGGATGCACAGCATTAAGGCCGTTGTTGCGATCCCAGCCATTCGCCTGAGCACCAGCGAAGCGAGGCGTGCCATGCCCAA
The window above is part of the Synechococcus sp. WH 8020 genome. Proteins encoded here:
- a CDS encoding YcjF family protein, producing MPVPSISTKKLIPSIAGKLALAGGSLVFGSWVLSDIVHLPGGGAGLLALGAGVWWVTRPSKPASFSEPSSLPGWIRRCEAVLAQFSELELSLGLDGLRSSREQELDRLKALHEPLSVGVVVSEGGTHPTTSELQIALEGVHSLELCIAKPLPVVADAWSWPQELEELDVILYGLPMPLRAADLLRLEQLPTDRPAWLLIRDSVHQSREARQEALSCQLPKQWCDRLLFWSGESADLRQGLLPVRSHFVQPSRSREITKQRLLTSLHRRWQAELEQLRRERFRSLLQRSQWIVAGVVIASPVPSVDLLAVAVVNGLMVKDMAQIWGCSWSSEVLQVVARQLGTAALGQGVVEWSGQALLGMAKLDGGTWLAAGLIQGLSAAYLTRVVGASMADWMALNAGVAEPDLEDLKRQAPLLVAKAAERERLDLPGFADQAKEWLKSQRYAGA
- a CDS encoding cation diffusion facilitator family transporter codes for the protein MARDRRHEVKRVLLVALIINVAMTLLKLLVGVASGSLAVIADAMHSATDALSSLTGLITNGLSDPKPDRDHPYGHHKYEGIGALAVAGFIFFTAIEILITSSERLAQGLPELRINATELLLLLLVLVFNLLLASYERRQGRRLNSPLLLADAHHTTSDIWTTVIVLVGLTGAWLFKISWLDVALAMPLAVLLIRVCWQVLRDNLPWLVDHIAIAPEAINEQALGVPGVLNCHDIASRGILGQQVFIDMHMVVDVDDLIAAHQITERVEERLESRFGPVRCTIHLEPRDYAEQVITFRGTHG
- the trpS gene encoding tryptophan--tRNA ligase, coding for MGRPRVLSGVQPTGALHLGNWLGAIRNWVDLQHDNDTFFCVVDLHAVTVPHQPNRLAEDTLSTAALYLACGLDPDQSTVFIQSQVKAHSELCWLLNCVTPLNWLERMIQFKEKAVKQGDNVSVGLLDYPVLMAADILLYDADLVPVGEDQKQHLELARDIAQQRINARFGSEDHPLLQVPKPLIMREGARVMSLTDGRNKMSKSDPNDNSRITLLDPPALITKKIKRAKTDPQMGLEFSNPDRPETDNLLGLYALLSGKGRTAAAEECAEMGWGTFKPLLAEAAVSALEPIQDRYNELMNDRAELENVLQQGRERAEGVATATVDRVRKAMGFLTT
- a CDS encoding glycoside hydrolase family 24 protein, with the protein product MLSSFAKLPLAVLPAFRQASGVGVVSLVLLLGVGEGIHAERSSERLDQAEEVASALLQDVKTDHKASPYVITPERRALLNTIRFAEGTWKDGHDLGYRTLYGGGQFEDLSKHPEQVVVKRYVSAAAGAYQFLPTTWQEVSGRLSLPSFSPEHQDQAALHLVKRRGALNEVDQKGLTAEAMNSLAPEWASFPTHSGLSAYGQPVKSHAELANFYSENLQKLRQGA
- a CDS encoding DUF2605 domain-containing protein gives rise to the protein MNQEADELLKSLLDSLLNDFNHWFKRGQELLTACPDSVMTRVEREAMGVRIDEGLKAITATRALVNATPAAMAISMEAMTPWHQLVTEVWVLAARVSEANAKNSL
- the thrS gene encoding threonine--tRNA ligase, which encodes MAGLEQETVSSVAATTPAPIAPVILPKTSESENLLKIRHSMSHVMAMAVQKLFPKAQVTIGPWTEAGFYYDFDNPEPFTEADLKAIKKEMGKIIGRKLPLERIEVSREEAERRIKAQNEPYKLEILERLVEPITLYTLGEHWWDLCAGPHVANTSELNPKAFELESVAGAYWRGDETKAQLQRIYGTAWETAEQLSEHRRRKEEALRRDHRRLGKDLDLFSIEDEAGAGLVFWHPRGARMRLLIEDFWRQAHFEGGYELLYTPHVADISLWKTSGHLDFYAESMFGPMEVDERQYQLKPMNCPFHVLTYASKLRSYRELPIRWAELGTVYRYERPGVMHGLMRVRGFTQDDAHVFCLPEQISDEILQILNLTERILSTFDFSNYEINLSTKPDKAIGDDAVWELATKGLIEALERKGWAYKIDEGGGAFYGPKIDLKIEDAIGRMWQCSTIQLDFNLPERFELDYIAADGSKQRPIMIHRAIFGSLERFFGIMTENYAGDFPFWLAPEQIRLLPVTDEVLGYSEELQNQLKAAGIRASIDRSGDRLGKLIRTGEQMKIPVLAVIGAKEAEQGAASLRSRRDGDLGVITKERLIATAQSANQDRQASLSFDNSGSVGE
- a CDS encoding DUF1824 family protein, translating into MSDPAINGLADLNRLRSAPPLSAIERKNLKTELIAEMSHFAWFTVGVMASSSIEAMTCLRDLELAMGWPSMQLADETRIDSGVFLKANQSNGCIRIRAEEGLGQGFLLSGHQVESQHSGPTWGPLPLDLFRD
- the glk gene encoding glucokinase: MQATTYLAGDLGGTKTLLAIYSDQNGKLKQEHVQRYVSAEWTSLDSMLIHFLQTRPDTNSNPQTSCFAVAGPVKNRAAELTNLGWSISQESLKQSAGLEQVELVNDFAVLIYGLPHFSDRQQITLQAGLTKTSDSTQSEQGPVAILGAGTGLGMARGLPSNKGWIALPSEGGHREFAPRSNDEWALVQWLKRDLSLGRISVERVVSGTGLGHVMHWMLQQSEDTKHPLQEKAKAWRWNTPGQPDYHDLPASTCQYAKAGDQLANAAMTLWLSAYGAAAGDLALQELCTGGLWIGGGTAEKNQDGLKSMHFLNAMRQKGRFQPFLEGLTVRAVIDPEAGLFSAACRARELAESSGTLA
- the thrB gene encoding homoserine kinase translates to MAQPRIGQTVVVDVPATTANIGPGFDCLGAALDLNNRFTMRRIDGDGERFELIIEGQEGSHLRGGPDNLVYRAAQRVWKAAGQEPIAIEARVRLAVPPARGLGSSATAIVAGLVGANALVGEPLSREKLLELAIDIEGHPDNVVPSLLGGLCMTAKAASQRWRVVRCEWMHSIKAVVAIPAIRLSTSEARRAMPKSVPIGDAVVNLGALTLLLQGLRTGNGDLISDGMHDRLHEPYRWRLIKGGQEVKEAALAAGAWGCAISGAGPSILALCAEERGQAVSHAMVKAWEAAGVASRAPLLSLQTAGSHWQPKAAE